The Hypomesus transpacificus isolate Combined female chromosome 12, fHypTra1, whole genome shotgun sequence genome segment cctgtaactGGGGTCTGGacccagaaccacacacacacaactgtaacTGGGGTCTGGacccagaaccacacacacacacacctgtaactGGGGTCTGGACCCagaaccactcacacacacctgtaactGAGGTCCCAACCTTAAGTCCACCAACCCACTCTATGCCAACTGATATAACATGAAAAGGATGGTCCATCTGGTATGAGGAAGCTGGTTTACCAAACATCAAATGTTTCCTGTTTGGTTTGGTTACCAACCATTAgctgtttcctgtttggtttGGTTACCAACCATTAgctgtttcctgtttggtttGGTTACCAACCATTAGCTAATTCCTGTGGTTACCAGCCATTAGCTGTTTCCTGTTCGGTTACCAGGCATTAGGTGTTTCCTGCCTGCTGAAGTGACAGTGCCTCTCCCCTCTTCAGCCTGTACTCTACTGTGTGTAGCTGTCACCTGTGCCTCCTAGACAGTAGACACATCTATCTAGCACGCTTAAAGACTCAGTCTAGACAAGGCTATTGTGAGGATTTGTGAGGAAGCCAattgtttttaatgtttcagTACATCTCTGTATGGTGTATATCAGCTATAGCTAACTCTGTATGGTGTATATCAGCTATAGCTAACTCTGTATGGTGTATATCAGCTATAGCTAACTCTGTATGGTGTATATCAGCTGTAGCTAACTCTGTATGGTGTATATCAGCTATAGCTAACTCTGTATGGTGTATATCAGCTATAGCTAACTCTGTATGGTGTATATCAGCTATAGCTAACTCTGTATGGTGTATATCAGCTATAGCTAACTCTGTATGGTGTATATCAGCTATAGCTAACTCTGTATGGTGTATATCAGCTATAGCTAACTCTGTATGGTGTATATCAGCTATAGCTAACTCTGTATGGTGTATATCAGCTATAGCTAACTCTGTATGGTGTATATCAGCTATAGCTAACTCTGTATGGTGTATATCAGCTATATCTAACTCTGTATGGTGTATATCAGCTATAGCTAACTCTGTATGGAGTATATCAGCTATAGCTAACTCTGTATGGTGTATATCAGCTATAGCTAACTCTGTATGGTGTATATCAGCTATAGCTAACTCTGTATGGTGTATATCAGCTATAGCTAACTCTGTATGGTGTATATCAGCTATAGCTAACTCTGTATGGTGTATATCAGCTATAGCTAACTCTGTATGGTGTATATCAGCTATAGCTAACTCTGTATGGTGTATATCAGCTATAGCTAACTCTGTATGGTGTATATCAGCTATAGCTAACTCTGTATGGTGTATATCAGCTATAGCTAACTCTGTATGGTGTATATCAGCTATAGCTAACTCTGTATGGTGTATATCAGCTATAGCTAACGCGGCATCTGTTGTCAGTGTTTGCTGGTTTTTAATACGTGATAGAATTGTGTCGAAGTACGTCCTAATAAGTATTGTATATTGTATATCACATTGTACATTCAACATTGTATataatgtctttttttttcttacggAGACAGTATTAATCAGGAAAAAGTATTATTTacggtttgtttttttatcattGTTGTTTATGAGAATGTGAAAaggatattttttattttgcaaACCATACTGTCTGATAACTTATAAAATAGTACTTGTCTTAATATGTTTTCCCATACAAACTCATAGAGCTGACCTCCGCTCTGCTACTTTCTCTCACAATGTAGTATTCTGTACAGTCAAAGTTGCAATGTCTTTATGGTTTTTCATCAATGCAGAAAAAAGGCGAGTTTGGGGTCATTAAAAAGTGTGACGTTTTAACCTTTTGTGTTTTTAGCGTGGTGTGAAATGAGatgaaaaaacacaaacacacacacacacacacacacacacacagagggacagaCCTGAAGCGACAGCATGTCACTGCTGTGTAGCAGCAGTCTGCCATGTTTACATTCCCTCCGAgggacacgcgcacacacacacacacacacgcacacacacacaagggcagTTACAGTATCACACATCACCCCCGCTCAAGGACACTTTGGTGTGGCAAGGACACTGCTGCTGCAGCTTGTcacgttctcacacacacacacacactcacacagacgtgTACGAACACGTTCACACCTATTGTCAGAGGTGTGGGAcaaaggaggagaagacagcGCGTCAGAGACAGGCTGGCCCTgggctgctctctctcacacacgcagatGTAACACAGCGTgactcagtctgtctgtctgtgagggtgtgtTTTATTAAAACCATAAATCACTGGGTAATCAGATGGCATCTCAGAGGAGAACCACCGGGTTCCAAACCAACTTCTTGGATGGGAAGTATGTCTTTATGTGTGTTGAGGTCACCCCTCTCAttcatgaacacaaacacacacagaaatgcacacacacacacaaacatcagctACCAGGCTTTAAATGATTCATGTTATTGACCTATTTAACCACTGTCAATTAATTATTAATCATATAGGTAACAGTTGATACGAGACAAACTTCCACCTAACTGTAACCTTACATCGGTCTAACAAGCTTAAAAACAACAGATGATTCAGAGCCAACATATAGTGTGTGCACTACTATCAATCAAACAGGCCAGTTTTAACATAATTCATACTCTTTTGAACATAGGAgtgttgtaaaaaaaatgttataACAGCATAAACAtaaatagatatatatatatatatattttgtatttatattcCTCGTCATTAGTGTTGGGTTGGAAGGTGAGTTTGTAAACATTTCCAGGGGATCAGATACAGTTTCATGTCCCTGGTGGTTAAAtagcattattattattatgttataCAAAATAAATCTTAGTTACTCCACCGTCTTAGTCTTCATTGGTTCAGTGCAAACAAAATTAGGGTACAAAGAGTATTTTGATATTAACAGTATAATAATATGCTaccaaacaaaataaacaaatatgttGCAAACAACGGTAATATGTCAAAGATTAAACACAGATTTATGCTTGGGTAGTGTCATATCCTACTGTTATTGATTATGTTGTGTATATTTTCCACATATAATCAGGTTGCATGTTCGATATACATCTTTGTACAGTTAAAGCCCTCAGCCTggcccctcctccagtccttgGCAGTCCTGTGGGTCTTGGTACAGAACGTTAAGGAGGAGAGCACCAGAGGATCTTATCAAGCGGACAAGTCAACACGACAGCAGCTACTACACAAAACACCAATCAGAATCTCAGTTGTATTTTTCTCTCACCTGCTCCCATTCCCTCTCTGACATGTCCATCTCCTATATCTCTCTCTAGGTCCTCTTTCACTTAAAGCAGCGAGGGATAGATGGGTCCGATAAACAGGATGAATAATGGAACAAAAGGCACTCAGGAAGTATCTTAAGACCACAAGCAGACATCAGAAATTTTGAAAAGACAAATTGTTTcccgtctgtctgtttgtccggAAAAGTGAAAGACAAAGTGACTGTGATGAACCTGCAGTATAGATCACAAAGCAGTGGACTAGAGGAAGAAGCTACACACAAGACACATGCAGGTAACACTTTACCTTCAGTGCACATTAACTACATGAGCTACTGTGTATCTACAGAATACCTGCAGTCACCAACCATGTACTACTGTGGATACATACAGTAGCTATCCATGTACAAGTAAGGTACAGTGTGACTTGCATGCTTCAGAGCAAACGTAACTGATGTCATCACCTAGCTGCCAAGGGTGAGATATGACAGGGTTAATCACATgttggggtcaaaggtcactatTTAAAGTAGAACGGCCTGCGGTCAATCCCATTACGGTTCTGTTCAATATAAAGCTAGGCTGCAGTTACAGATAAGCAAATCATGCTAAAGTGTTTTTGCATATTAATGATAAGGACAAGATTGTTGCATCAAAAATGTCATGAAATCTCACTGACCCCAGGCTGACACCTCCCCTTAGCCAATCAAACACTCCCTCTAGCTGCAAAGTTTCTATAAGATGTCCACTTCCTGGAAAGGCATAATTTCTTTCCAACCAATAGGCTTCAGCACATGGGGCTCTGTATTGACACGTTCAGTCTCCATTTGTCAAAGTTTTGTCCATCATCCCTCAATAACTCACAGGCTGCtgtcctgattggctggctcCGTGGCAAACCTCCTGTGTCGAGGGGAAGTGGACGCCAGCCTGGTGGGCGAGGGGGAGGCATTGGTAGAGGAGTCACTGCCGCCCCCGTCGGAACCCaccgaggagagagaggagagatggggaactGGGGGGGCTCTCTTTCTGCCCGAGAACACCCCCCCTTCCAGAACCCCCTTCCTCTTTGCCCCCGACTCCCCCCCTGACCCCGCACCTTCTTCCTCTGACTGGACCCTCTGCCGCACGTCACCCGGACTGTCGGGGGGTTGCCGCTGCGATTCCGGAACACCCTCCGGGGTGACAACGGTGGCGGGAGTAACCGTGGCAGCGGCGGCCGCAGGAGTAACTGTGGCAGCGACAGCATAGGCCGTCCGGCTGGCCCAGAGCTCCATGACAGAGCCCCTCCGCtcggcctcctctcccccaaaCTCACACAGCGAGCGGCGGGCGTCCGGGGCCGGACCTGGCCCCGGACTGGGCCCCTCTAGCAGGCCCCTGCCCAGGCTGAAGCTCTGGAAATCCCGGTAACTGTGGAAGGACTCTGTGCGGCGGGCTCTGGCCAGCAGGGGGCTCTCTCTGTAGGGTCGCAGCGCTCCGTAGGTGGCCGTCTCCAGGATGGGCTCCTGGGCCtggagctggaggctggggtcaCACACGtgcaatcacacacatacaccgttTTAGGGATGTGTGTGAGACATGGATGGAcagaaaaggaaaggaaaaagCCAAAAGACAAAGATGGCATGGCAGAGAGGAGGATCAGGAAggcgagagagtgtgtgtgtgtctcagtaagGTCACTGACCTGGAACAGGACTCTCGGAGGCGGGTGTGATGTAGCACTGAGGGCGCGGGGCTAATGTTGGGTGTAGCACAGCGGGAAGTGCTGAGGTCACACTGGTCCAAGAGCTgcagcagctcctcctctgAAGGCCCACCCacttctgtcaatcaaaaggaagtcagaaacacagaaagccgaatcatcatcatcatcaccgtctctctgtctctccctctatatTTCCCTCACTTGCTCTTTTCACACTGTAAACTTttcaccacacccacacagatacacacccacacacagacacacacacagacacccacacacagacacccacacacagacacacacacagacacccacacacagacacacacagacacccacacacagacacacacacagtgctcccTCAccatccttcttcctctcctcccccctgctggcCGTATCCATGGCGGTGGTTAGGTCCCACAGCTGGATGCTCCCGTTGCCATGACCGGTGAACAGGTAGCAACGGGGTCGTGACCCCATCCTGCTGGAGCCCTCACACTCGCGCACCGTGAAACACGAGATGGTCGTCCCATCCACCGACTGCACCTCACagatcctacacacacacacacacagacacacacagacacagaactgCCTAAGAACACAGGGCAGTATTTATATAATCTGAACCTGACTGGCAAATTCCAGAGTCTGGTGTGAgatggctgtttgtgtgtgtgtgttacctctttCCAGTGGAGGATAGGCGTACAAACAGCTTGTTGGTGATAGGGATGACTTTCTGGATGAACACCTGctgatcatctctctctccaaatgGCCCTGAGAATCCCCACGGAGACAAGTCACACTCTGTCACCACGACAACTGTAGTTACTTACCcttctctctcgttccctcagacacctccctctccttccttccattcctccctcgctgcatccttctctcttctcgcCCTCCCTCactcaacccctctctctcctggatcCCCTCAATCTCTCTCACCCACGTCATTCCCAGAGGAGTAGCTTCCatggctctctgtctcctccagagAGAGAATCTTGAAGGAGGCCAAGGGGGTGGAGCCAGGCTGGGTGGAGATCATGCCTCGGAACCGAGTCACTGTCCATGTCCGCACGTGGTTGTTGTCAGCACAcactggaccacacacacacacgaaataCAGGAGTAATATAAAACGTTCCCATCGTATTTCTCACAATACTAATAGTAATACTGAATACTACTACTGTTTGGTCCTCCTCTCACCTGACACCAGGTGTTTCTCAGACAGCATGATCTTGGTGACGGGGCTGCGGTGCACGGTGAAGGTCTGGAAGAGCTGTGGCCCAGACCCCACCGTCTCCGGGTGCTGCACGATCACACGCACCGCTCCAGAACTGGTCCCGTAGGCGATCTCTATCCAGTTACCGCTgacacctggggggaggagggggggggggggggggggagccgggggaaggacaggaggagaaaggagaagaagaggggaaggaggacacAGAAAATGAAATAGGGCAGAtggtggaaggagaggaggaggtacgGGAAGTTACGAGGTATGGGATGATCGGAACAAAAGTTAAGaagtgtttgtacgtgtgtgctcACTGGTCTTGGGCGTGAGGTAGACACTGAGGGCGGTGATGGCGTCGTTGGAGGGGTCATGGTACAGCTCCGTCACCAGCAGGTCATTATCCTTCATCCTCAGAGGAAATTTCTGcatgtctaacacacacacacacacaaagggaagATGGTCGGTCACACACCTCtgtaactgtatgtgtgtgtgtctgtgtgtgtgtacctatgtAGTAGATGGAGCCATTGTTGCATCCGAGCAGCAGAAAGGATCCTGCAGTGTCACAGCTGGTGATAGGAACTACATCCTGAACCTGAGGAGCAGAGGACCacaggtcaaacacacacacacacacatcctcacggAGGTCCCCCACAACACACTCCTGATCTcgatcaagcacacacacacacacttgctctcaTTTCGTGcacccaggacaggacaggacatacCTGCCAGTGCTGTGTGACAGCATTCCAGACCCCCACCTTCCCTGTGTGACTGGTGGCCACCAGCTGGTTACCAATGAAGAAGAGAGAGTCCACTGGTACACCCAGACTAAacacacctgggggggggggggaggaggagggatagagggcaagcaggaagagggaggagaaggatgatTTACTTAATTGATAAATATTTAGCAAAAACgatctacacacaaacacacacgggaacacactggcacacacaccgaTCTCGTTGCCGTTCCCCCCGTCCTGTATGCTCCAGAGGATGATGTTGCTCTCGGAGGCGGCAGCCACCATCTTATCCTTGTCGCCATGGGGACCGCCTACCACCTTGGCGTTGAGCGCAATGCGTTCGATGGTCCAGTCCAGATACGGGCTGGTAAACACCTGCTGCCATCCAGAAGACTCCTtgatcctacacacacacacacagttgaaaaacacatgtatacatataatacaatacagtatagtatacatgcacacacacacaaatggacaaacacatgtatacatatacagtatacagtacagtatacatacacacatgcacacacacacaaaggttagGTAGAAAGGTGCAGGAGACGTGTGTAGAGAAAGTGAGGCTACCAAGACAGTCCCACTGAACACAGTGTCTACCTGTAACAGATGACGAAGTATGCATATGCTGCTACAATCCAGTTATGGTGTCCAGCTATGATCAGAACCTTCCTGGGGTCCACAACCGaacctgcacatacacacatgcacgcacacaaacaaagacgcacacacacacacacacacacacacacaagcacaaacaccgACAAGcccacatgcatgcacacacatacacacacagataatgtGTTACTAACAATCATTCTCTAAGTATAGACTCAAACCAAGAGGATTCAAAttaaatattgttttttttatatctaaTCTGACTGGCGGACCAGTGATAACTCTGGCAGAAACCAAGCTAACTGAGGGCATTCAAATCCACTGTCTTGTCTTGTTAACTCCATCACAAACCATCTCCTCACTAGCCATAGAACCAAGGGGGCAGAGTGCCGGCCTCTGATTGGTTGAGCGACAGGAACACAGTGTTCCAGTGTGTCTGGGGAGCAGagagcccagcccagccagcaCTACGCCTCATTACTCTGCCCTGCCTGCATGCATAGCCCTCCACAATAAAAGTCCCCTCTAACCCATCACTTTGACTTGTTTCCAACTGCCAGTCTGCCAAAATAAGAGTCCTCGTCACTTCACAGTATTTTCCTTCTCCAATTGCCTTGCTTCCTAAAATTAGAGCTTTCAAATACAAAGGCAGCTgcagctgtctgtgtgtcagtcagtATGTTTTCATGCTTTAGGTCTGGCACTGCATGTCTCTTTGCTCTAACATTTCTGAAGATAAGCTTCAAACACACAACTGTTGTTTTCTTAACCATTCTAAGGTAACCTGTCTTCCATAACCCCTTACCCCTGCctcccattctccctccctcattcttaTTTTATCCTCTTTATCCTACATCACTCCcttccaaccctccctcccttttgtaTTCCTCTATTACCCTCCCTCCCATCATtccttcactccctcactccccctcttACCAAGTCTGCTAGGTGTatctgtgtgggggggtccagggAGGGAGTGGTGAGGGGGGCTCCGGGGGAACCCGCCCTCGGCTCCACTGGGGCCCGGGCGCTCCTCTGGGGCGAGGCCAGAGGCTGCGGGGGCGGGGATGGCGGGGGGTGGGAGGTAACCATGGAACAGAACGCTGCCGCATGACGAGCGGTCCAGTTCCTCACATAGCAGCAGGCGacggactgcacacacacacacacacacagtaaatacaCAGTCTGCATACCTGGAATTAGTccttttgtttgagttttaaacCTTCACAGTTTACAGATAATCCTGAAGTACTGGTTGAGTCATGCTTCCAAAATCACTTGTCAGAGGCCATACCTAAGGGAGTAATCCCATAAAATTCGGCTTCATGTCGGAGGATATGAATGTTTACCCCCCtaaaaaagaagagaagataAGATCGTAAGGGTCTTTTTTCTTCAAATAAGTATCTAAACCAGAACACAACTCAAATATGAAGGGTTAAAGGCTGCTTTTACCGCAAATCCAGCTCTTTGGTTCGAAGAAAATTCAAGATGGGTGCAAAAACGCTGGGGTCCCTGTCGATAAATATCTAAAGGACAGGATGTGCATGTTAGGATGCTTGAATGACACTGCAGTTTTATAAAGGATTACTCGtaatcctcctcctcagactgAAGAAAACAGATCATAGTAATGCAAGTACTCACAGCTCCAGTTCCATCCCGCAATGTTGAGATCCTCCCACTCAGCAAACTGCAaattacatagacacacacagaaaggccgacacacacacaaacacacacacacacacacacacacacacacacacacacactgttaaccCAGTACTCCCAGGCCAGGCCAAACTGTCTCTGAGGCAGGCTGTGTCCACTCTGAGCCAGGTGTTAAGTCAACACACTGGTCGTGTTACTACCCACTACCAGTGAGGAGAACACTCAAGCCCTTATCCACCTTTCGTCCTGAGAGCAGTTCCAGTACTGGGAGGCTGCCCTTGTTGTTTTTGAGGGTTTGAGTTGGGCATCTGGTATTGGTGTGTGTAAGGCTATTATGTGTATAGGACTCAGTGACATGCTAAAAGGGGATCTAAAACTGATCTCATTTGTATTCATGTTTTtatgtcatttagcagatgcttttatccaaagtacaCATACAGTGAAGTCAACATAAATAAAACGCCCAGCATTCCAAACATTGTTCTATTTGCGTTTCATTGCaaatgtgtatacagtatatttgatCGTTAATAGGACATATCTACTGTTACAGAATGCTGCAGAAAAGATGAGAGACCATATTGAATAATTGATTATGCCTCATCACATTCAAGATTAGGAAGAGTATGAACCTTGGACTGGACAGtggacacacagatacagagcTCTAAATCAGTGATGACAATCGGTCTAAACGTGTCTGGTCACTGCCGACCACCCACCTTGAGAAGAAGCTGTCTGGGATCCACAtgagtgtctgtctggaggTGCTGAACCTACGAGGGAAGGACAACACAACGGACAGACACATTAGGAACATGACAAGGATCATGACAGTTAGAGACCGCATTGTTTTCGTCACACTACAAGGCCTGTAGACAGCACAATGCTTGAAATGGATACAGGTTTTACAATTTGTAATTACATGTCATGTCATTTGCTGTGCAGCTGCACCAACGCATGTTGCGTGCTGTAGCTACGTAATCCGATGAGAGCTACACAACGTCCCGTTTCAATCCAGAATTCAGCCCATGCTGCCTTTTATATAAGACATCGAAGAAACGGTCACGCAACCCACCCGTTTCTACAACTATGGAGTACATTGACTGCAGCCTTTAAACATgcatagagtgtgtgtgagtgtgtctgtgtgtgtattacctgGTCCCGCCGACGTTTAACTGAATTATTTCTCCCATCCCAGATGCTAAATTGTTGCCATTTGTAGCCATGTTTTCCTCCTGCTCCAATTCGAGCTCCCGATTCCACGTTAAATAAGTCCAATGTTTCCAGATCGTTGTTAAAGCCACGGAACGTATCTCTCCCGACTACTCCTTGCTCCCCGACGTCCCAGCGAGGCTCCATAAAACGTTACAAGTCGTTGCTGCGACGACCTCCGCATTCACGACTGTGAGGAGGTGGGGAAAACGATCGGACAATTCTGTATTTTGCATGCGTAGCCGAAATACTGCCCAGCTTCCTCGTGTGTACTACCCACTTTCATAGGCTTTTCTTAAACGTAGCGATTCTGGATGGTGTGTTTTCACAGTGCAACATTGCATGGGTGGGCTGGCTGAAGGCGACCGCTGCCTGGACCACTACGTCATCCTActggggtgtgcatgtgtgtgtctctcatagTCAGCCTACTGTTGACAACAATCAAACAAGCAGTGGGCGGTGTAATACAGAATAAAGCTGAATACTTATACGAtatacaaatgtatttgcaGTGATTGTTCTGTCTATAAAACTCGAAAGCATATGAGATCTCATACATTTATGTGTTGTGTTGCATGTAAATAATGAACAACAAACATGCTACTTTACTTTACTAGCATCCAAGTACTGATCTAGGATCGGCCCAACAACCAACCATTATCGTCGTTCTCTCAGAGAGACAACACACCGAACTGACCTGAAACAGGTCAGACACTCACAGGGCTGCGTTTTTTTAGCGCTGCTTTGGTGCCCGACAAACGGCCGTTCCTCCCCTTTTCCAACAACCAGCAACGTTACGTCTCTCTCagtagttagctagttagctaacaaGTTTCAGAAGTAGCTAGGACAGCTACATTAGTTTAACCTACGCCAATTCAGTAAAAGCTATGTTGTAACCTTCCAAGTaagtatgttttgtgtttcGCTTTTTAATGAGGTTCATGTTGCTAGCTAGTTATTTATTGAATGTGGGGACGTGGCTActattagctagctagataattAGGGAGAAAACTACGGGATTTTACAGTCTCAGGTCTCGTACAGttctagctaagctagctaatACTCTACTGTTTTTGCAAGTTCTGTGAGTTGGTCAAATGGTCTGAGAGTCTAGCCAAATGCATACAGTAGATAAGCAAACGATATATTAGCTAAGCTGGTTCAATaaagtttatttgtttgttggtgtgttttAAGTAATTGGCTTCAGTATTCATGTTAGAACTAGCCAGCAATAGTATTTAAAGTGAGTTTGGATTCAgtgtcagctagctagctagcaaacggTAGACTGGAAGTAACTATCTACAGACACCTTAAGTTGTGACGCCTACCGATTTGATCTGTTGAAAAGGTATCTGATATGCAGTCTGAGGAAGTGTCTGAGTGTTTGgttgtgtctggctgtgtgtattATAATGTCAGTTATCGTTaccgagagagaaagatattTAAACGCTGGTGTCACATTTGCCTCCAGAGCACCATAGCCCTCGGCCTCGGGAAATGTGAAGGAGAACGGGTAAGCAGCAGGAGTGACCAGACCTTCCAGTCTCCCAGTAGTAGAGACTTCCTTTGCTAGCCCCAGGAGCTGAAGAGGCAAGCGTAAcgcaggagaggagtggagcacaGTCCGGCTGCAGACATGTCGGAAGGAGATGGAAAACCAACGTCAGAAACCAAGGCAGAGACAATGTCCCCTAGTGCCCCACAGGTTTCCACGGCCACCGTGTCCCCACCTGTGTCCAGTCTACCTCCCGGCCCCCCCACAACCACTGCcacagaggatgaggaggaggagagtgaagacGAGTCTGAGATCCTGGAGGAGAGCCCCTGCGGCCGCTGGCAGAAAcgcagagaggaggtgagagagagagggaggaacagaaagagaatAAGATAGAGGAAACGGGGaggaatgaaaagagagagggatcggTAGACATAATGGTTTATGTCACAGTTTTGTTGACAGATGCTTTGATACTGAAGCCTGGTCTATCCCCCTCATCTGCTCCTTTCataaccctctctcccctcccctgccctccttccCCAGGTAAACCAGCGCAATGTCCCAGGCATTGACAACGCCTACTTGGCCATGGACAcggaggaaggggtggaggtggtctgGAATGAGGTCATGTTCTCAGAGAGGAAGAACTTCAAGCTGCAGGAGGTATGCTTGTTCAGAGGCAGGAACTAGGAATCAGTGCAGACTGGTGAAACAGTGTGGTATTGGCTGTGGTTTGATGTAGATcagaataaaaacaattagcagCAATTAGCAGCAATTAGCAGCAATTAGCAGCAATTAGCAGCAATTAGCAGCATAGACCTCTGGTACAGCATCTCCCTTATCATAGATTATCATCAGAAGATCAAAGAGAAGAAGTGTGTAGTTCTAATAGTGTTGTGGTGGTCAGTGGAGTGAGAGCAGAGCAACATCTCTAAACAGTGTTGTACCCTATTCTTGGTTCATATTTTGTAGGGGGTGTAATTTTTTATATCTGTGTTGTACACGCTTGTGTTTTTCACTTAAAGCACATACAGTCATATTGGTttgtctgctgctgctgttgcataTCTCACCCTAAGGCCACTTTTTGATCttcaaagctgtgtgtgtgtgttttgggatatCTATATTTTGAACTCTACAGTGTTGTCATCATTTTAGCCTCCCATCATGACCTCAGCAGCACCAGGCTGTGGAACCAGTATTCACagtagcacacacatacaaaacaccATGCGGGCTGTAAACAGTTTCACCCTCACTGACAAGCATACACACTGTTCAAGGtggaaactgtgtctgcctggcCTAGTTCATCCTAATGTCTTATGGACATTCCCAGAGTCCTTGTTTCTGACAGCATTAGTCTGTATAGTgttgtaaatgtatatgtatcATGTAacatgcatatgtatgtgtttgtcccGCGCTTCGTCTCTCCAGGAGAAAGTGAAGGCTGTGTTTGACAACTTGATTCACCTGGAGCACCTCAACATTGTCAAGTTCCACAAGTACTGGGCCGACATCAAGGAGACCCGAGTCAGGGTGAGG includes the following:
- the kctd3 gene encoding BTB/POZ domain-containing protein KCTD3 isoform X2, with product MATNGNNLASGMGEIIQLNVGGTRFSTSRQTLMWIPDSFFSSLLSGRISTLRDGTGAIFIDRDPSVFAPILNFLRTKELDLRGVNIHILRHEAEFYGITPLVRRLLLCEELDRSSCGSVLFHGYLPPPAIPAPAASGLAPEERPGPSGAEGGFPRSPPHHSLPGPPHTDTPSRLGSVVDPRKVLIIAGHHNWIVAAYAYFVICYRIKESSGWQQVFTSPYLDWTIERIALNAKVVGGPHGDKDKMVAAASESNIILWSIQDGGNGNEIGVFSLGVPVDSLFFIGNQLVATSHTGKVGVWNAVTQHWQVQDVVPITSCDTAGSFLLLGCNNGSIYYIDMQKFPLRMKDNDLLVTELYHDPSNDAITALSVYLTPKTSEHTRVSGNWIEIAYGTSSGAVRVIVQHPETVGSGPQLFQTFTVHRSPVTKIMLSEKHLVSVCADNNHVRTWTVTRFRGMISTQPGSTPLASFKILSLEETESHGSYSSGNDVGPFGERDDQQVFIQKVIPITNKLFVRLSSTGKRICEVQSVDGTTISCFTVRECEGSSRMGSRPRCYLFTGHGNGSIQLWDLTTAMDTASRGEERKKDVGGPSEEELLQLLDQCDLSTSRCATPNISPAPSVLHHTRLRESCSSLQLQAQEPILETATYGALRPYRESPLLARARRTESFHSYRDFQSFSLGRGLLEGPSPGPGPAPDARRSLCEFGGEEAERRGSVMELWASRTAYAVAATVTPAAAAATVTPATVVTPEGVPESQRQPPDSPGDVRQRVQSEEEGAGSGGESGAKRKGVLEGGVFSGRKRAPPVPHLSSLSSVGSDGGGSDSSTNASPSPTRLASTSPRHRRFATEPANQDSSL
- the kctd3 gene encoding BTB/POZ domain-containing protein KCTD3 isoform X1; this translates as MATNGNNLASGMGEIIQLNVGGTRFSTSRQTLMWIPDSFFSSLLSGRISTLRDGTGAIFIDRDPSVFAPILNFLRTKELDLRGVNIHILRHEAEFYGITPLVRRLLLCEELDRSSCGSVLFHGYLPPPAIPAPAASGLAPEERPGPSGAEGGFPRSPPHHSLPGPPHTDTPSRLGSVVDPRKVLIIAGHHNWIVAAYAYFVICYRIKESSGWQQVFTSPYLDWTIERIALNAKVVGGPHGDKDKMVAAASESNIILWSIQDGGNGNEIGVFSLGVPVDSLFFIGNQLVATSHTGKVGVWNAVTQHWQVQDVVPITSCDTAGSFLLLGCNNGSIYYIDMQKFPLRMKDNDLLVTELYHDPSNDAITALSVYLTPKTSEHTRVSGNWIEIAYGTSSGAVRVIVQHPETVGSGPQLFQTFTVHRSPVTKIMLSEKHLVSVCADNNHVRTWTVTRFRGMISTQPGSTPLASFKILSLEETESHGSYSSGNDVGPFGERDDQQVFIQKVIPITNKLFVRLSSTGKRICEVQSVDGTTISCFTVRECEGSSRMGSRPRCYLFTGHGNGSIQLWDLTTAMDTASRGEERKKDEVGGPSEEELLQLLDQCDLSTSRCATPNISPAPSVLHHTRLRESCSSLQLQAQEPILETATYGALRPYRESPLLARARRTESFHSYRDFQSFSLGRGLLEGPSPGPGPAPDARRSLCEFGGEEAERRGSVMELWASRTAYAVAATVTPAAAAATVTPATVVTPEGVPESQRQPPDSPGDVRQRVQSEEEGAGSGGESGAKRKGVLEGGVFSGRKRAPPVPHLSSLSSVGSDGGGSDSSTNASPSPTRLASTSPRHRRFATEPANQDSSL